Sequence from the Salinicoccus sp. RF5 genome:
CAGGGAGGAAGCGGTCTTCGTCGAATCGGAGCTTGCTTCCGCCTTCAATGCGGAAGTCAAAGTAAGTGAGCTTCTCGGTTCTGAAATCATGCTCTACTCAGACCTCGAAGGGCAGGAATTCATCTCGCGTGTCGACGCACGCAATGAGCTCGAACCGGGGGACATTGTGAAGTTTGCGTTCGACATGAACAAGGGGCATTTCTTCGATAATGACACACATAAACGCATCGTCACGAAAGAAGAGCGCAAGAAGGAGAAGGAAAGCCTGGAACAGCAGGATACATCCGGTGTCATCAAGGCATAGAGATACAGCCTGTCCATATGGACAGGCTGTATTTTTAATGTCTGGGACGATTTAATGGTAATATGATATAGTTGGAAAGAGGTGAATTGCATGGTTAAATTCGATCACATCATACATTATGTCAACAAGCTGGAACCGGTAGAGGAAGATGGCCTGCTGCCCATCCATTCGGGCGGAAAACATGAACATCTGGGTACTGCGAACCTGTTGTCCTATTTCGATCAGAGATATGTGGAATATCTCGCCATCGACGACGAAGAAAGATTCAAACGCCATCTGGAAGAGTCGGAGGATTCGTTTGCCGGCACGATTGACCGCATGGAGTACGAAGAAGGCTTCCTACGCTATGCACTTGCCACAGAAGAAATACACCAGCTTGCCGACCGATACCGGGCGAAAGGGTTCAGAACTGTAGGCCCGGTGGATATGGAGCGGACGACGAATGGCGAAACGATACGCTGGAAGCTGCTCTACGTTTTGGATGATGAAGAGGTGCTGCCCTTCTTCATACAATGGGAGGAAGAGGAATCGGCGCGTCTGGAGAGGATCAGAAACTTGAGGGGGACGTTCATTTCCCCGGAAATGAATATTCATCATGAAGTGAGGAATGTGAAGGTGTGGGACGCTTTCTTTGATGTAATCGGTGTTTGGAAAGGTGAAGTCGATGCACATACGACGCTCACCATCTCAGAAAATAAAGACCCGTCGATCACCCTGGAATTGGGGATGGACGGGGAACCGGCGATTTATAGAGGAGCAGTCTACAAATTTATATAGATGATGAGTCCAAGGTGCAGAAGTGCAGAAAGTGCTGTGATGATGCTGATCAGGACGATTGACTTTGTGCCTTTCACAAGGATATACGCAATGCTCAGCATGATGGTGACTACACT
This genomic interval carries:
- a CDS encoding VOC family protein; the protein is MVKFDHIIHYVNKLEPVEEDGLLPIHSGGKHEHLGTANLLSYFDQRYVEYLAIDDEERFKRHLEESEDSFAGTIDRMEYEEGFLRYALATEEIHQLADRYRAKGFRTVGPVDMERTTNGETIRWKLLYVLDDEEVLPFFIQWEEEESARLERIRNLRGTFISPEMNIHHEVRNVKVWDAFFDVIGVWKGEVDAHTTLTISENKDPSITLELGMDGEPAIYRGAVYKFI